Part of the Mixophyes fleayi isolate aMixFle1 chromosome 12, aMixFle1.hap1, whole genome shotgun sequence genome is shown below.
ATTGTCCTCTTCCCATTATCCATATCTGTCCAATAgctctatttttctgttttgttttagctaaatttttctttccttctccttgccttttttttttactctctctgTGTTCCGTGTTCTAGCCGTGTTCTATTTTAGTGTCTCCCTGGGACCCCTCCCCTGTAGTTCCCCTTACAATGCCCCGTCCTAAAAGAGTGGTCTCTAGGCCAGCTCGTCTCCGCTCCCCATCCCCCGGAGTGTCTCGGCGCCATTTTGGAGATGGGAATGCGGGCGCGGGCGAAGGGGGCAGTGGCGGGGGGAACATGGTCAGTGCTCCCCGCCGTCTAGAACCTGGGTCGGGGGCGGGCGGTACTTTACTGGCTCCGGGGACCCAGAGCAGGAGGCAGTGTCGCCGGTGCGGCTCGGCGGTTCACACTGAACCGCCGGCCGGTCCGCGCAGGCGCAGAGCACGGGCTCCATCGCGGGAGTGTTCTCCTGGCGCTGGAGTCGCAATttcagcggggggggggggcgcagcccATCAGCGCTGCAGCAGGAGGCTATGGCCAGAGGGGAGCAAGCGAGTGTTGTAGTGGCAGCAcgaacaccccctcccccaagCCAAATGGAGCATAGGGACAGCAATAAGGGTAATAGGCCACCAGGGTGAGTCAGGGAGGGTTTTTTCAGCAGATGTGAGGCAGCACTGCCATTAACCCCTCCCGTGCTGCAGGCACGTAGGAGGGAGAGAGAAGTTTTTTGTGAAGCTCCTCACCAGCTTAATTTTCCCCCCAGCCCCTTTCTGTCCAACAGCTCTAGGGCCACTTTATCTGCCCGGAGATCACTTTACCTGCCGGCGGACGGGGGTGAGGAGGGGAGGTCGGAGAGAAGAGCCTTTTTTGCCCAAAACAGGGCTAACGTAACGGGGGGGGTGGAGTCAAGACCCGGCCTGGGCACGGAGAAACTGGGGAGTCCGGGATTATTCAGGGGTCAATGAGGAGGAGGATTTTTGGCTCGGAGGTCAGACAGGGCAGGGGGTAAGCCGAGTGCAACGGCACCAACTGCCTCCCCTCCCACATGATGGGTGCACAGGGGAGAGCCATGCACGGATGTCCGCGAGTTCAGGCAGCAGGGGCGTTGAGTATGTGGGGTACGGCCCGTTAGCTGACCATGTTAGCGAACGGGTTTTTGAATATCAACATGGCACGGATAGAGCAGAGCATGGGCCCCCACTGTCAGGTTATAGCGATTGGAGTGGCCAATGGGGCAGGGTAGAAGGCACACGTAGGGGTTCCACCCCGTTAGCTGGAGGGGGGTGGGATTTCGTGGCCGGGAGCGGCGAGACAGAGTTTTGCGAGCCTCCCCGGGGTAGACCTGTCGCATCCTCCACATTTGTTCCACGTAGTGGGACCCCGCCAGACACTAGGGTTGGGGGGAATACCAATTTGAGTTTGCCGGAAGCTCACACTGTTTTTTCTTCAGTCTCACAGGGCCATGATCCAGCGCCACAGGAGCAGAGGGTGTTACACGATGAGCCGGGAGCGGCAGTAGGGAGATCATCGCCAGGCACGGCAGATCGTTCGCGGGGAGCGGCAGCAGCAGGGACGCAGGAGCGGCCGGGGGTCGAGCAGGCATTGGTAGCCTTGACAGAGGTCGAGGTTTCAGTGGAGAAAGGTGAGATCATTTCTTCTAATACACACAAAGCACGTGATGTAAGCCCCCCTAGGTCTACGACTAGTGAGGAGTCCTCGGGTTCTGGGCACAGGCCCCGCAAACTGATTAAGCTCTTGCAGACACAATTAGTTGGAAAGCGAACTGCTAGGCCACTGCAGGCTCTTGGCCCCGATACAGTTGCGCGAGCTGGTGATTCTGGAAGAGTGGAGAATGAAGCGCTACTATATGGCATTAGGCCAAGTGTCAGGGATAAAATTAAAAAGGGGTATTACGTGGATATGTTTACCCTCACCGACGAAGGCAAGAAAGGTCTCGAGGCGGCAGTGGGCAGGAATGGTGAGGGGGAGGAGAGTTACAAAACGTTTCCTAGATGGGTGAAAGGCTTTTGCGTTTTCGCAACTCTGTACACTGATTTTAGACCAGAGGAACAGGTGGAAGTGTGGAAGTATCTACACCTAATTACAGATGTGTATTTGAAAGACGGGCCGGTTATTTGGAGGAATTATGATGAGATGTTCCGTAAAAAGATGACGGGGCGGGAGAAGCTGCCTTTAGGTTTTAAAGACATAGATATACGTGGATGGACCCCATGAGGTCAAGTAGTCAGCGGCAGGGGGTGTCTCAGGGGAGGCGGTTTCCTGGGGCGGGGAGGGGACAACAGACCCTCCCAGTCAAAGGAAAGTGTTTCGCTTTCAATTCAGGGACATGCCAGAGGGGTGCGGCATGCAGATTCCGCCACTCCTGTTCCAACTGCGGCGGTTTCCACCCCTCATTAGAATGCAGTAGAAACAGAATTGGGGGTGGGAGAGGACGTGGAGCTACTACAACAGCTCTGGGTCAAGGCCAAATCCCCAATTAAGCTTGAGGAATTAGATAAGTGGCTGTCACTTTATAGTGACGCCGAGGCCGCAGCCATAATTAGGGAAGGTTTTCACTTTGGTTTCCGTATTCCCATTCTGAGAAAATTAGATTTACCATGGCCCCATAACCTGAAATCAGCTTTTATATTCCCAGAAATTCTGGATGAAAAAATTGCCAAGGAAGTCCGGTTAGGCCGGCTGTTAGGTCTCTTTTTGAAACGTACCCATTCCCGATTTGGTAGTGTCCCCTGTGCGTGTAGTACCCAAAAAAGCAGAGGGGAAGTTCAgactcattcaacacctgtcttacCCATTAGGTAAATGACACGATAGACCCGGCAGTTAGTACTGTtcaatatcagtcatttgaggaCGCCCTTGCCCTGGTACAGGAGTGTGGAGAGGGGGCCCTAATGGCCAAGATTGACATAGAGTCAGCTTTCCGTCTGTTGCCGCTCCATCCTAAATCGTTCCAGTTTATGGGCCTTAGGCACCGCGGCGGGTTTTATGTCgaccgctgcctgcccatgggctgCTCGATTTCATGTGCCCTTTTCGAGATGTTTAGCAGCTTTCTCCACTGGTGTATTCAGGCTGGAACTGGACACAGGGGGATTGCTCACTACCTAGACGATTTTCTGATTATTGGTTCAGACAAGTCCAGCAGTTGCTTAGATGTGCTACTATCAGCACAGGCCCTTTTTACGGTGATGGGAGTTCCCATTGCCAGCAATAAGACAGAGGGTCCTACCCATTGTTTAGCTTTTTTAGGCATTGAGATTGACTCAGAAGTGGGTTGTTGTAGGCTCCCGGAGGATAAGTTGAAGAAACTGGAGGAGGCAATTGGGCTTACTCTTAGTTCCCCCTAAATATCATTGAAAAAAGTTCAGTCACTTCTGGGGCTTTTTAACTTTGCGTAGGGTTTTCTGTCGTAAATTGCAAAGAGCCATAGCGGGAAAGAGTAAACCCCATGCAGCGGTCCGGCTGTCACAGGAAATTAAAGATGATCTTCATGTATGGCAGAGGTTTCTTATGGAATTTAACGGTAAAAGGATTTGGCCAGCCCCCCCTGGTAAACAACGCTACCCTTGAGCTTTTCACGGATGCTTCAGGAGCGCAGGGCTTTGGAGCGTACCTGGGTGGACAGTGGTGTGCAGAGGCTTGGCCAGAGTCGTGGCATAGAAGCGGATGGGTTAAGAACTTGGTTGTGCTGGAGCTATTCCTGATTATTGTTGCCATGGAGCTATGGGCTGTCGCCCTACGGGGCAAGCACattgttttttggtgtgataacctaTGGGTAGTTCAGTCCGTTAATAGCCAGAGCGCATCTTCACCGCAGGCGATAGCGTTGTTGCGTCACCTGATATTTTGGTGCCTTGAATACGAAATAACTTTTAATGCTCGTCATGTCCCCGGGGTTAACAACGAAATAGCAGATGCCTTGTCTCGATTTCAATGGAGGAGATTTCATGATCTGGCCCCTCAGGCAGATAGCAGAGGCATTCCCTGTCCCCCTTGTatttggcagatcatcacgccgGCATAAGAGGTCTAGCGGAACGCGGCCTAGCACAATCGACTTTGCGGGTGTATCGAGCAGCGTGGCGGCAGTGGGTCCTTTTCAGCGCCTCCAAGGACCAGTCGGAGTCAGGCCAGCGGGATGCGGTGATGGAGTTCATGTGGTTGAAGTTTTGTGAGGGAGCATCTAAGGCTAGTATGTCATCTGCACTGGCGGGCATTTCATTTATGTCACGGCTGAATGGCACGGTAGACATAACTAAAGGCTTTTTGATATCTAAGGTGCTGAAAGGTTGGGCAAAGGAGAGACCGACCACTACTGACACGCGCCACCCAATTACCATACAGATTTTAGCTCAGCTTATGGGGATTTTAATGGATGTGGCTTGGGACGAGTATGAGGTCCTGCTTTTTCGTACTGCGTTTAGCCTGGCATTTTTGGAGCTTTCAGGGTGTCGGAGCTTGTAGGGCAAGCGGCAGGTCAGGTCTCCGCAGGTCTGCTTACTGAAGACATGGTCATAAGTGAGGATCATCTAAGCTGTAAGATAGCCCGATCAAAAAACGGATCAGAGGGGGAGAGGTTGCTGGTTACAGTTGCAGGCCCAAAAAGATAAAGCTTTGTGTCCGGTCGAATTAACCACCCAATTTAGTCTTATTAGGCCTTCTAACTCAATTTTCCTGATACATAAAGATAAGGCGCAGCTTACAAGATATCAGTTTAATGCGGTTCTGAAACAGGCAATAAAGTTGCTAGGCCTTAACCCTTCTTTTTTCAGCTCACATTCCTTTAGAATTGGTGCGGCCACCTCCGCGGCCTAGTCGGGGGCTTCAGTGGAAGCTATAAAATcacgtggctaaaagattggtgtaggaaggagggttttggattcttagagcactgggctgatttctcggtcagttgccatctttattgtcgtgatggattgcacctgaatgaggagggggctgcagtgctaggggagaggatggttagaaggttggaggagattttaaactaggctccgggggggaggggcaagcaagtatttatgggatagacattgagagtagtaatgaggaatttaacaagagtaaagggggtggagaggggggaaagggaagcatagccgataaggagcggccctttttaaagcaaaaagaaataccgaagggagccaatagacttaagtgtatgtttgcaaatgcaagaagcctgacaggtaaaatgggggagttagaactagtagcaatgaatgagcagtatgatattataggtattactgagacctggtgggatgatacacatgactgggcagtcaacttggaaggctattctctcttcaggagggatagggtaaataaaagaggaggaggagtatgtctttatattaagccagaattaaaaccaagtattcaggaagttatatacgagaatattggtgataatatagaggcattgtgggtggaaatatccagcggaggaaaaagttcagagaagtttctgatagggatatgctataaaccgccagatattagtacgattgaggaagcccaacttctacagcaaattgaaaaggctacacaactaggtcaaattttaattatgggggattttaattatccggacattgattggagtactgagacctgcggtacagctaggggaaataggtttctgagcacgctaaaagaccattacatgtcccaattagttgaggaaccaactaggaaccggactatactggacctagtaataacaaacaatgtagacgtaatatcaaatattcaagtaaaggagcacttgggaaacagtgatcataatatggtctcatttgaaattagtttccagaaacaacagtataagggatcaactaggactttaaactttaaaaaggcaaattttaatatgctaaaggagtctataaagagcatagactgggacaaagcctttgaaggaaaaaatacgaaagaaatgtgggctgtctttaaaatgttgttggaaacatacacgtataagttcattcctatgggaaataaatgtaaaagaattaagtctaaaccaatgtggctaaataaaaaggtaagggaagaaatgcaaaggaagaagcgtgcatttaaattgtttaagtctgaagggtcagaggagtccttccataggtacaaggaatgtaataaaacatgcaaaaaggaaattagattggctaaattagaaaatgaaaggcacgttgcaaaagaaagtaagacaaaccccaaaaagttttttaagtatataaatggcaaaaggattaaaaaagataatataggaccactaagaagtgagatgggtgaattgataaatgatactaaggaaaaagcagagatattaaacacgttcttttcttcagtatttaccagagaggaacaaatggcaggagtaatacataaaaatggaaatgaaaccatgccattaattaatacttggttgtcagaggaagaagtccaaaagcgactgaagaatattaagataaataaagctccaggtccagatggcatacacccaagggtccttatggaattaaactcggaaatagctagaccgctattcttaattttcagagattcaatctcatcaggctcagtaccaagggattggcgaatagcagatgtggtgccgttgtttaaaaaggggacgagatcacaaccagagaattatagacctgtaagcctgacatcaatagtggggaaactactggaaggtattttaagggacagtattcaggattacttggtacgcaataaaattattagtgggaatcaacatggatttgtgagggataggtcatgtcaaactaatctaattagtttctacgaggaagttagtgggaacttagaccagggcaggacagtagatgtggtctacttagattttgcaaaggcctttgatacagtgccacacaagaggttggtttacaaaataagggaactgggtctagaaatcaaaatttgtacttggatcgaaaactggttagagaatagggaacagagagttgtgataaatggaacattttctaattggtcaaaggtcttaagtggagttcctcaaggttccgtgctgggaccactcctttttaatatatttattaatgaccttggtgatggtttagagagtaaagtttctatttttgcaaatgacactaaactctgtaaggtaataaaatcagagcaagatgtagcttctctacagagggacttaaataaactggaggattgggcggctaaatggaatatgaggtttaacacagataaatgtaaggttatgcattcagggatcaaaaacaagaacgcaatctataaattaaatggaattaatttgggagaatctataatggaaaaggatttgggagtgctcgtagacagtagacttagcaatagtgctcaatgtcaagcagcagctgcaagggcaaacaaagtattggcatgcataaaaaggggcatagatgcaagggaagacagtgtaattttgccactgtataaatcattggtaagacctcatcttgaatatgcagtacagttctgggcaccactctataaaaaagataatttggaactagaaagggttcagagaagggcgacaaaattgataaagggtatggagtcattaagttatgaggaaaggttagccagtttaggcatgtttactttagaaaagaggcgcctaaggggagatatgattactatgtacaaatacattaggggtcaatacagagagctttcatgggaactttttaccccaaggaccatacacaggacacgtggtcatcccctaaggttagaggagaggaaatttcacaaccagcaaaggaaggggttctttacagtaagggcagtcaagatatggaattcattgccagggaaggttgtgatggcagattcaatagatatgtttaagaaagggttagacaaatttttagcggaaaggtgtatccagggatacgaccgttaatttaaaataaaggatcgtagtggatatagggtaaaaattggattgcaatattgagtctggggggattttcaaaattgaaacagatgggcggttgcctactctggattaatttcaaatataagtgcaggatcgcaggagatccaaaataggttgaacttgatggactggtgtcttttttcaacctcatcaactatgttactatgttactatgttacttggGAGATGTAAATCTTCGGCCTATCAAAgttacattaggcctaatgtttaAAGTTGATTAATGGTATACATGAATGTTGTTGTTATTGCTGCTTATGTTTATTTTGCCTATTTCTCTCTTTATgctttcattattattgtttgtcaCTGTCAGATAGCTCTAGACCTTTATCTTCATTACCGTTTGTTTGATCCTCCTATCCCCTAGCCTGTTACTCAAGGCTTATCTGCTCGTCGCGTTGAGGGAGGGTGCGAAGGGCTTTCTCCCGTTTTTTTTCTCaggaggcctgattagtggtgtgcctctggggttGGACCGGGTTTCACCTTCGTGTGAGTAACTTACCCTTACCCAAATCCATTTCTCCCCGTTTACTTTTCCTTTGACAGCTATTCTCCATGCCCGGTTTTTATGGGCTGCCTTCGTCAAAATTCCTATGTGCACCTTTCGTGCTGTGTGTGATTGTCCAGTAAGGAGTGCAGTTATTAACTCTTGTCTCTTTTTTAGATGCTGGGGTTACTGCGAGAGATGTGTGGATCATCGGGCACTCTTATATTTTCTGGGCAGCTAACCAGTCGGAGGGGCAGACGAGGTTTACCAGCATAGGAGATAGACGGGTTTTTTGGTTAGGTAAACGGGGTTTAGTATGGGGAGGTCTCTTGCCCTGGGTAAGACAGCTGATTGAATGATGGGGAGCCCCTGACATATTAGTTATCCACCTTGGAGGGAATGACAAGGGTAAGTCCCTGGAGCTAATTATTCAAATTAGAGAGGACCTTCACTATATTAACAAGACATGGCCAACAATTATCCTGGGCTGGTCCGCTATGATTCCGAGGCTGTCGTGGCGATCACAGATCCCTTTAAAAAAGATCCTGATAATGGGGCGGAAACTTAATAGTGCGCTTCGGAAGGTCATTAGGTCCCTTGGAGGTTTTGTGGTAGATCACCCTGAGATAACAGTGGATAGGGTGGATCTGTATAGGAGAGACGGTGTGCACCTCTCGGACGAGGGGTTGCGtatttttatggagagcattTATTTGGAGGTGTGGAGAGTGCTCGGTTTTGGTGGTGGCGGGCTGCTTGGCCCTTAGGGCAGGCAgcgtgggaggaaggcactgcgatcaccGGCTGATATAGGCGGCTCTATCGTGATtagtcgcaggtatctgtccccttacaaggcaatctgttactcttgtcccttccgtggggaggggcctcgcctggctcagtgagggagggggagtgagtagtgaggtgagtgcagtttactctgacgccaggttagggtcagccaagcagtggggttatgagagaagtgggtggacttaaggctacattgccatgtccacgcttggttaggtatcgctggagctgatcttcagtgccctttctccgccaccaggtttaattaggttataataaaaatatttttagtgccacTTACTCAAgcctccgtgtctttattttatataagctgTTTATACTATTTAAGGTATTGTGTGGAACGaagagcatacacagtgaactatttagtacaagagagtccccttttagacgagcgaaattaaatagtgacagtgttgcattcatGTTTacacttacctgaaagagttaacgtGTGGTGTGGGTCTGGCCAGTGATGCTGAGGGGAGGTCCTTGTGGCTTTGTAGGTGATGCAATTTCCTGGgtgagtcactcggctggcaaaatcccgcccacccacgccattttTAAAGAAGTGTTAGTGTAATATGGTGGTTTAGCATAATGCTGGTTAGTAGTTTACAGTTTggtggggaggaaggcactgcgatcagcggctgatatagacggctctatcgtgattggtcccaggtatctgtccccttacaaggcaatcggttactcttgtcccttccgtggggaggtgcctcgcccggctcagtgagggagggggagtgagtagtgaggtgagtgcagtttactctgacgccaggttagggttagccaagcagtggggttatgagagaagtgggtggacttaaggctacattgccatgtccacgcttggttaggtatcgctggagctgatcttcagtgccctttctccgccaccaggtttaattaggttataataaaaatatttttagtgccacTTACTCAAgtttccgtgtctttattttatataagctgTTTATACTATTTAAGGTATTGTGTGGAACGaagagcatacacagtgaactatttataaataaatatccacacggacaccaatgtaaatttggcaaaaggtcagttcttaattaaacaaaaatggtggcggagagagcagtgagagtcagctaacaactaatagcaaaaccaaacagtggaaggtcttATTGCTAtttcaccactggtcccaggatacaatcctttacgatgttacagcttcctagtaacggtcataagcttttagaactagcaggagaggtcttcacctatagcagatgcctttcccatagagttgtGGTGCGTTTCAAGAAACAAGAGCAAGAAAAGGAGTCTCAGGTCTTGATTGAATTATCCATGAAGGGTCAGTCATTGGATGCATTGGGAGATGGGACTTCAGCAGATCCATTGCATTCCCCTGGAATTATACATTTTCTTGCCTATGTGCACTTCACTGCATTTTGTTTGGAGGTGGGAAGGGCCAATGGATGATGCTGTTCGGTGACCCTGTTTCCCCATATATTTTGATGGGGGTTGTGAGTTCCCTGGATACAGACAAGTGGAGAAAGAAATTAGGctatgttaggctgctggccctgatcaccaacccacagaactagatgacggaggtttcacctttagcagccgcctttcccttagagctagatgtgctcaccggtactcggatgcccccaggacttagctccaggtgtagtgtgggttggaaaTACAGGACCACAGcagcgggccaggagactggtagaaagcagcgggtagtcaaaatgatagccaaggtcaagggtcacgagcaaacgggatagtcagtaaacacgccaggggtcggggtcacgggccaggtagcagagtccaaggtacaagccaaaagggTCACGGTCACAATAAACAACAAGCAGGgttcaaatccaggcaagggtcatacacaggcaatccagcagagtatccacagtaaaggaacaaggagcagagcagttcagcagactggtaacagaaagctataaccgacagtgaggctgcagacctcaatgccttaaatactggtggccaccaatcagagcctagctctgaaaacatCTCCAGGAGCtcactaattaataaattaagttCTAATAGCCTGCAGATTATTGCCTGCCTTTGCGCACCTGCCCTGCTGTCCTCagttgctgggacgcggcgctacagagaGAAGCGTCCGACTATTGCCTTTGGAACGGTCGGGACCCAAGCGGAAATGGGtcaccagaagcgagccgcggcggctgtgagtactgccgtggctcgtgacaggcTATAGGACTTTGCCCCAGTGCTGCTCATGGACTGCATTGGTTGAGACGTGTGTTGTGCCACCTGACATATTGACATGTAATTTTTCCCCTGCCGTTTGTCTAATCAACAAGCCCCTTCTAACATGAGATTTGCTTGGCTCAACTTCCTGGGACACGGGTGGGGAACTGGGAAACTATAGACTGCATTCTATTATCCCCTCGGACCCAGGTGACAACCCAGCTGGTCAATTCAGTGGATTAGAacagagactttggacttgggagAGGAAGTTAGCTTGGGGTATGCCACAGACACCCTGGAACTAGAGCTAAAAAAGAGGGGGAAGAATGTGGTCAAATGAGGTAATAATATTACCTCAACCAGTCTGtatctcgtttctcacaaactgtggactataaaaaacatttaatttttctaGCCCTCCGGTTCtctatatttgtcagtcatatttatacTTGTGTATTTTCTATTTGTTAGTAGTTATAATGTCTGTCAACA
Proteins encoded:
- the LOC142109447 gene encoding uncharacterized protein LOC142109447 gives rise to the protein MSASSGSRGVEYVGYGPLADHVSERVFEYQHGTDRAEHGPPLSGYSDWSGQWGRVEGTRRGSTPLAGGGWDFVAGSGETEFCEPPRGRPVASSTFVPRSGTPPDTRVGGNTNLSLPEAHTVFSSVSQGHDPAPQEQRVLHDEPGAAVGRSSPGTADRSRGAAAAGTQERPGVEQALVALTEVEVSVEKDHHAGIRGLAERGLAQSTLRVYRAAWRQWVLFSASKDQSESGQRDAVMEFMWLKFCEGASKASMSSALAGISFMSRLNGTVDITKGFLISKVLKGWAKERPTTTDTRHPITIQILAQLMGILMDVAWDEYEVLLFRTAFSLAFLELSGCRSL